In Anopheles gambiae chromosome 2, idAnoGambNW_F1_1, whole genome shotgun sequence, a single window of DNA contains:
- the LOC1271460 gene encoding protein unc-45 homolog B isoform X1, whose translation MVAAETQAMAEVDEATAFKERGNAEFKIDCWEAAIKWYTKAIHAGEKHKDLPVFYKNRAAAYLKLEQYEEAHKDCTQSLEICPNDPKALFRRFQAFEALERFEEAYKDLRTIHTNDPNNKTIKPHLERLHAIVQERARERAQTSNKVTKMFEIAFDIGAPKDKREQAMSNIVVLAREPAGVEVMMKEGLVTRIGKLLKVEKNNEIITNAIRAIDGVCLRSAERTKQVINELGIPWFLQILDCSVEERVAASQHCMQTVLNSISGMENKEESKPIDALVKENQQIIETLLTCLLYSVTDRTITGMARDSIMELLIRNVHWKTLNWAERLVELKGLMRLMDVCSELEEYKYESAMNITPSSRTIATVCLSRIYENMYYDQARERFTEQIADFVKDKLLTPDHESKVRVTVAITSLLLGPLDVGNTIVSREGVLQMILVMAQSDNLLEQKVACECLIAAASKKDKAKGLVQSGAEILKKLYTSKNEEIRVRALVGLCKIGSSGGLDASIRPFADGSTKKLAEACRRFLVKPGKDKDIRKFAAEGLAYLTLDAEVKEKLVEDRPAIQGLIELAKTGDQSALYGVVTTLVNLVNAYDKQELVPELVELAKFAKHHIPEEHELDDPDFVSARIVILANEGVTSGLVALCKTESDNSKEMIARVFNALCSEQEARGKVVQQGGAKVLLPLSLNGTANGKRHAAQALSRIGITINPEVAFPGQRNLEVIRPLMNQLHPDYTSLENFEALMALCNLASMNESTRQRILKEQGMVKFESYMGEDHMMLRRAATQVMCNMVQSPDAVKLCEKENDRVKMLALLCEEEDEDTALAASGALAYLTSVSERCCEKMFEPIAWLDVFHTLVANPSAGVQHRGTVIIRNIIKTNKQLASKLFDTDLLQMLYGVTQLNDEKRAKAIECAQECLKLAEEYRLIQENADADMAPDVFKQQESASIEEIDN comes from the exons ATGGTTGCAGCGGAGACACAAGCGATGGCCGAAGTGGACGAGGCAACCGCGTTCAAAGAGCGTGGAAATGCGGAATTCAAGATCGACTGTTGGGAGGCCGCGATCAAGTGGTACACGAAGGCGATCCACGCCGGCGAGAAGCATAAGGATTTGCCAGTGTTTTACAAAAACCGGGCGGCCGCCTACCTGAAGCTGGAGCAGTACGAGGAAGCCCACAAAGACTGCACGCAGTCGCTGGAGATCTGTCCGAACGATCCGAAAGCACTGTTCCGTCGGTTCCAGGCGTTCGAGGCGCTGGAGCGGTTCGAGGAGGCGTACAAAGACCTGCGCACGATCCACACGAACGACCCGAACAACAAAACGATCAAGCCCCATCTGGAGCGGCTGCACGCGATCGTGCAGGAGCGTGCCCGGGAGCGGGCCCAGACCTCAAACAAGGTGACGAAAATGTTCGAGATTGCGTTCGACATCGGTGCGCCAAAGGACAAGCGCGAGCAGGCGATGAGCAATATCGTGGTGCTGGCGCGCGAGCCGGCCGGGGTGGAGGTGATGATGAAGGAGGGCCTGGTGACGCGCATCGGTAAGCTGCTGAAGGTGGAGAAGAACAACGAAATCATCACGAACGCGATCCGCGCGATCGACGGCGTGTGTCTGAGGAGCGCGGAGCGCACGAAGCAAGTCATCAACGAGCTCGGCATACCGTGGTTCCTGCAGATTCTCGACTGCAGCGTGGAGGAGCGGGTGGCCGCCTCGCAGCATTGCATGCAAACCGTGCTGAACTCGATCTCGGGCATGGAAAACAAGGAAGAGTCGAAACCGATCGATGCGCTGGTGAAGGAAAACCAGCAGATCATCGAAACGCTGCTCACCTGCCTGCTGTACTCGGTGACGGATCGCACGATCACGGGCATGGCACGCGACTCGATCATGGAGCTGCTGATTCGCAACGTCCATTGGAAGACGCTGAACTGGGCGGAGCGGCTGGTCGAGCTGAAGGGTTTGATGCGGCTGATGGACGTCTGCTCGGAGCTGGAGGAGTACAAGTACGAGAGCGCGATGAACATTACGCCATCGTCGCGCACGATTGCGACCGTTTGCCTGTCGCGCATCTACGAAAACATGTACTACGATCAGGCCCGCGAACGGTTCACCGAGCAGATTGCGGACTTTGTGAAGGACAAGCTGCTAACGCCCGACCATGAGTCGAAGGTGCGCGTAACGGTGGCCATCACGTCGCTGCTGCTCGGTCCGCTGGACGTGGGCAATACGATCGTGTCGCGGGAAGGTGTGCTGCAGATGATCCTTGTCATGGCGCAATCGGACAACCTGCTCGAGCAGAAG GTCGCCTGCGAGTGTTTGATCGCTGCTGCCTCGAAGAAGGACAAAGCGAAGGGTTTGGTGCAATCGGGAGCGGAAATTTTGAAGAAGCTGTACACCTCCAAGAACGAGGAAATTCGCGTCCGCGCCCTGGTCGGTCTGTGCAAGATCGGCAGCTCGGGCGGTTTGGACGCCTCGATTCGTCCGTTTGCCGATGGGTCGACGAAAAAGCTGGCCGAAGCGTGCCGTCGCTTCCTGGTGAAGCCGGGCAAGGATAAGGACATCCGCAAGTTTGCCGCCGAAGGTCTCGCCTACCTGACGCTCGATGCCGAGGTGAAGGAGAAGCTGGTGGAGGATCGTCCCGCCATCCAGGGGCTGATTGAGCTCGCCAAAACGGGCGACCAGTCGGCCCTGTACGGCGTGGTAACGACGCTGGTGAATCTGGTGAACGCGTACGACAAGCAGGAGCTGGTGCCGGAGCTGGTTGAGCTGGCCAAGTTCGCCAAACATCACATCCCCGAGGAGCACGAACTGGACGATCCCGATTTTGTGAGCGCCCGTATCGTTATACTGGCCAACGAGGGCGTTACGTCCGGTCTGGTGGCGCTGTGCAAAACGGAGAGCGACAATTCGAAGGAAATGATTGCCCGCGTGTTCAACGCACTGTGCAGCGAGCAGGAGGCACGCGGCAAGGTGGTGCAGCAGGGTGGCGCCAAGGTGCTGCTTCCGCTGTCGCTGAACGGCACGGCCAACGGGAAGCGTCATGCGGCGCAGGCACTGTCCCGCATCGGCATCACCATCAATCCGGAGGTCGCGTTCCCGGGCCAGCGCAATCTGGAGGTGATCCGGCCGCTGATGAACCAGCTCCATCCGGACTACACGTCGCTGGAAAACTTCGAAGCACTGATGGCGCTGTGCAATCTGGCCTCGATGAATGAATCCACCCGGCAGCGCATCCTGAAGGAGCAGGGCATGGTGAAGTTCGAATCGTACATGGGCGAGGACCATATGATGCTGCGTCGAGCCGCCACGCAGGTGATGTGCAACATGGTCCAGTCGCCGGACGCGGTGAAGTTGTGCGAAAAGGAGAACGATCGGGTAAAGATGCTGGCGCTGCTGTGCGAGGAAGAGGACGAGGATACGGCGCTGGCGGCATCGGGTGCACTCGCCTATCTGACCTCCGTGTCGGAGCGGTGCTGCGAGAAGATGTTCGAACCGATCGCGTGGCTGGACGTGTTCCACACGTTGGTGGCGAACCCGAGCGCCGGTGTGCAGCATCGCGGCACGGTGATCATTCGCAACATCATCAAGACGAACAAGCAGCTGGCGTCGAAGCTGTTCGACACCGATCTGCTGCAGATGCTGTACGGTGTTACGCAGCTGAACGACGAGAAGCGCGCGAAGGCGATCGAGTGTGCCCAGGAGTGCTTGAAGCTGGCGGAAGAGTACCGGCTGATCCAGGAGAATGCCGACGCGGACATGGCCCCGGACGTGTTCAAGCAGCAGGAATCGGCGTCGATCGAGGAGATCGATAACTGA
- the LOC1271460 gene encoding protein unc-45 homolog B isoform X2: MAEVDEATAFKERGNAEFKIDCWEAAIKWYTKAIHAGEKHKDLPVFYKNRAAAYLKLEQYEEAHKDCTQSLEICPNDPKALFRRFQAFEALERFEEAYKDLRTIHTNDPNNKTIKPHLERLHAIVQERARERAQTSNKVTKMFEIAFDIGAPKDKREQAMSNIVVLAREPAGVEVMMKEGLVTRIGKLLKVEKNNEIITNAIRAIDGVCLRSAERTKQVINELGIPWFLQILDCSVEERVAASQHCMQTVLNSISGMENKEESKPIDALVKENQQIIETLLTCLLYSVTDRTITGMARDSIMELLIRNVHWKTLNWAERLVELKGLMRLMDVCSELEEYKYESAMNITPSSRTIATVCLSRIYENMYYDQARERFTEQIADFVKDKLLTPDHESKVRVTVAITSLLLGPLDVGNTIVSREGVLQMILVMAQSDNLLEQKVACECLIAAASKKDKAKGLVQSGAEILKKLYTSKNEEIRVRALVGLCKIGSSGGLDASIRPFADGSTKKLAEACRRFLVKPGKDKDIRKFAAEGLAYLTLDAEVKEKLVEDRPAIQGLIELAKTGDQSALYGVVTTLVNLVNAYDKQELVPELVELAKFAKHHIPEEHELDDPDFVSARIVILANEGVTSGLVALCKTESDNSKEMIARVFNALCSEQEARGKVVQQGGAKVLLPLSLNGTANGKRHAAQALSRIGITINPEVAFPGQRNLEVIRPLMNQLHPDYTSLENFEALMALCNLASMNESTRQRILKEQGMVKFESYMGEDHMMLRRAATQVMCNMVQSPDAVKLCEKENDRVKMLALLCEEEDEDTALAASGALAYLTSVSERCCEKMFEPIAWLDVFHTLVANPSAGVQHRGTVIIRNIIKTNKQLASKLFDTDLLQMLYGVTQLNDEKRAKAIECAQECLKLAEEYRLIQENADADMAPDVFKQQESASIEEIDN, encoded by the exons ATGGCCGAAGTGGACGAGGCAACCGCGTTCAAAGAGCGTGGAAATGCGGAATTCAAGATCGACTGTTGGGAGGCCGCGATCAAGTGGTACACGAAGGCGATCCACGCCGGCGAGAAGCATAAGGATTTGCCAGTGTTTTACAAAAACCGGGCGGCCGCCTACCTGAAGCTGGAGCAGTACGAGGAAGCCCACAAAGACTGCACGCAGTCGCTGGAGATCTGTCCGAACGATCCGAAAGCACTGTTCCGTCGGTTCCAGGCGTTCGAGGCGCTGGAGCGGTTCGAGGAGGCGTACAAAGACCTGCGCACGATCCACACGAACGACCCGAACAACAAAACGATCAAGCCCCATCTGGAGCGGCTGCACGCGATCGTGCAGGAGCGTGCCCGGGAGCGGGCCCAGACCTCAAACAAGGTGACGAAAATGTTCGAGATTGCGTTCGACATCGGTGCGCCAAAGGACAAGCGCGAGCAGGCGATGAGCAATATCGTGGTGCTGGCGCGCGAGCCGGCCGGGGTGGAGGTGATGATGAAGGAGGGCCTGGTGACGCGCATCGGTAAGCTGCTGAAGGTGGAGAAGAACAACGAAATCATCACGAACGCGATCCGCGCGATCGACGGCGTGTGTCTGAGGAGCGCGGAGCGCACGAAGCAAGTCATCAACGAGCTCGGCATACCGTGGTTCCTGCAGATTCTCGACTGCAGCGTGGAGGAGCGGGTGGCCGCCTCGCAGCATTGCATGCAAACCGTGCTGAACTCGATCTCGGGCATGGAAAACAAGGAAGAGTCGAAACCGATCGATGCGCTGGTGAAGGAAAACCAGCAGATCATCGAAACGCTGCTCACCTGCCTGCTGTACTCGGTGACGGATCGCACGATCACGGGCATGGCACGCGACTCGATCATGGAGCTGCTGATTCGCAACGTCCATTGGAAGACGCTGAACTGGGCGGAGCGGCTGGTCGAGCTGAAGGGTTTGATGCGGCTGATGGACGTCTGCTCGGAGCTGGAGGAGTACAAGTACGAGAGCGCGATGAACATTACGCCATCGTCGCGCACGATTGCGACCGTTTGCCTGTCGCGCATCTACGAAAACATGTACTACGATCAGGCCCGCGAACGGTTCACCGAGCAGATTGCGGACTTTGTGAAGGACAAGCTGCTAACGCCCGACCATGAGTCGAAGGTGCGCGTAACGGTGGCCATCACGTCGCTGCTGCTCGGTCCGCTGGACGTGGGCAATACGATCGTGTCGCGGGAAGGTGTGCTGCAGATGATCCTTGTCATGGCGCAATCGGACAACCTGCTCGAGCAGAAG GTCGCCTGCGAGTGTTTGATCGCTGCTGCCTCGAAGAAGGACAAAGCGAAGGGTTTGGTGCAATCGGGAGCGGAAATTTTGAAGAAGCTGTACACCTCCAAGAACGAGGAAATTCGCGTCCGCGCCCTGGTCGGTCTGTGCAAGATCGGCAGCTCGGGCGGTTTGGACGCCTCGATTCGTCCGTTTGCCGATGGGTCGACGAAAAAGCTGGCCGAAGCGTGCCGTCGCTTCCTGGTGAAGCCGGGCAAGGATAAGGACATCCGCAAGTTTGCCGCCGAAGGTCTCGCCTACCTGACGCTCGATGCCGAGGTGAAGGAGAAGCTGGTGGAGGATCGTCCCGCCATCCAGGGGCTGATTGAGCTCGCCAAAACGGGCGACCAGTCGGCCCTGTACGGCGTGGTAACGACGCTGGTGAATCTGGTGAACGCGTACGACAAGCAGGAGCTGGTGCCGGAGCTGGTTGAGCTGGCCAAGTTCGCCAAACATCACATCCCCGAGGAGCACGAACTGGACGATCCCGATTTTGTGAGCGCCCGTATCGTTATACTGGCCAACGAGGGCGTTACGTCCGGTCTGGTGGCGCTGTGCAAAACGGAGAGCGACAATTCGAAGGAAATGATTGCCCGCGTGTTCAACGCACTGTGCAGCGAGCAGGAGGCACGCGGCAAGGTGGTGCAGCAGGGTGGCGCCAAGGTGCTGCTTCCGCTGTCGCTGAACGGCACGGCCAACGGGAAGCGTCATGCGGCGCAGGCACTGTCCCGCATCGGCATCACCATCAATCCGGAGGTCGCGTTCCCGGGCCAGCGCAATCTGGAGGTGATCCGGCCGCTGATGAACCAGCTCCATCCGGACTACACGTCGCTGGAAAACTTCGAAGCACTGATGGCGCTGTGCAATCTGGCCTCGATGAATGAATCCACCCGGCAGCGCATCCTGAAGGAGCAGGGCATGGTGAAGTTCGAATCGTACATGGGCGAGGACCATATGATGCTGCGTCGAGCCGCCACGCAGGTGATGTGCAACATGGTCCAGTCGCCGGACGCGGTGAAGTTGTGCGAAAAGGAGAACGATCGGGTAAAGATGCTGGCGCTGCTGTGCGAGGAAGAGGACGAGGATACGGCGCTGGCGGCATCGGGTGCACTCGCCTATCTGACCTCCGTGTCGGAGCGGTGCTGCGAGAAGATGTTCGAACCGATCGCGTGGCTGGACGTGTTCCACACGTTGGTGGCGAACCCGAGCGCCGGTGTGCAGCATCGCGGCACGGTGATCATTCGCAACATCATCAAGACGAACAAGCAGCTGGCGTCGAAGCTGTTCGACACCGATCTGCTGCAGATGCTGTACGGTGTTACGCAGCTGAACGACGAGAAGCGCGCGAAGGCGATCGAGTGTGCCCAGGAGTGCTTGAAGCTGGCGGAAGAGTACCGGCTGATCCAGGAGAATGCCGACGCGGACATGGCCCCGGACGTGTTCAAGCAGCAGGAATCGGCGTCGATCGAGGAGATCGATAACTGA
- the LOC1271461 gene encoding probable 18S rRNA (guanine-N(7))-methyltransferase, with the protein MSRRPEHVAPPEIFYNESEAQKYTNNTRIIDIQVQMCERAIELLAIDPNDDAPQLILDIGCGSGLSGSVLEEQGHVWIGVDISQSMLDVAVEREVEGDLLLGDMGQGMPFKAGTFDGAVSISALQWLCNADKKSHNPPKRLHQFFSTLYSSLTRNARAVFQFYPETADQIELVTSQAMKAGFYGGIVVDYPNSAKAKKYFLVLMTGGVAKLPAALGTDESAAQIAYSRKQAEYAKKARGKPLKKSREWVLAKKERRRQQGEDTRKDSRFTARKRSGRF; encoded by the exons ATGTCCCGTCGCCCTGAGCATGTCGCTCCACCGGAGATT TTTTACAACGAAAGTGAAGCGCAAAAGTACACAAACAATACGCGAATTATCGACATCCAGGTGCAGATGTGTGAGCGTGCCATCGAGCTGCTGGCCATAGATCCGAACGATGACGCGCCCCAACTAATTCTCGACATCGGATGCGGCTCCGGGCTGTCCGGCAGCGTGCTCGAGGAGCAAGGGCACGTGTGGATCGGAGTGGACATATCGCAATCCATGCTGGATGTAGCCGTCGAGCGGGAAGTGGAGGGCGATCTGTTGCTCGGTGATATGGGACAGGGAATGCCGTTCAAGGCCGGCACTTTCGACGGTGCCGTGTCAATTTCTGCCCTACAGTGGCTCTGCAATGCGGACAAGAAATCACACAATCCACCGAAGCGCCTGCATCAGTTCTTCAGTACACTGTATTCTAGCTTG ACACGCAATGCTAGGGCCGTATTTCAGTTTTATCCCGAAACGGCCGATCAAATCGAGCTGGTAACGTCGCAGGCCATGAAAGCCGGTTTCTACGGTGGAATTGTGGTGGACTATCCCAACTCTGCCAAGGCTAAGAAATACTTTCTCGTGCTGATGACGGGCGGGGTGGCAAAGCTTCCGGCCGCCCTCGGCACGGACGAAAGTGCAGCACAGATTGCGTACAGCCGGAAGCAGGCAGAGTACGCGAAGAAAGCACGTGGCAAGCCGCTGAAGAAGTCTCGCGAATGGGTACTGGCCAAGAAGGAACGCCGAAGGCAACAGGGTGAAGATACGCGTAAAGATTCTCGCTTCACGGCAAGGAAGCGAAGCGGTCGCTTTTGA
- the LOC1271462 gene encoding dnaJ homolog subfamily C member 30, mitochondrial — protein sequence MNRKWLLSVDAVPRMLSPRHPLNSWLGRAILLRHFAPQQRWISCSAALLRSHYDSLGVTPSATQNDIKQAYYKLSKLYHPDKNKGSEVAAEKFRDITAAYEVLGNYRLRKLYDKGILHTAGRQFASEAPTAAADHTEDDAQTRFYKKRMTRTHAPTATGRTPIYDFDEWSRNHYGSRFDQKMKAEERFKKKAEREEIFKTRLQHEYIIFPLLFVCVMYCVIVFQEGTYDAPKPVTKSEP from the coding sequence ATGAATAGAAAATGGTTGCTATCCGTCGATGCAGTTCCTAGAATGTTATCACCACGGCACCCCCTCAACAGCTGGCTCGGGCGGGCGATATTGCTACGACACTTTGCACCACAGCAGCGATGGATCAGCTGTTCCGCCGCGCTGCTTCGCAGTCACTACGACTCGCTTGGCGTGACCCCGAGCGCGACACAGAACGACATCAAGCAGGCGTACTACAAACTGTCCAAGCTGTACCATCCGGACAAAAACAAGGGCAGCGAAGTGGCGGCGGAGAAGTTCCGCGACATCACGGCAGCGTACGAAGTGTTGGGCAACTACCGGTTGCGGAAGCTGTACGACAAGGGCATCCTGCACACCGCCGGGCGCCAGTTTGCGAGCGAAGCGCCGACCGCGGCGGCAGACCACACCGAGGACGATGCTCAGACGCGGTTCTACAAGAAGCGCATGACCCGTACGCATGCACCGACGGCGACGGGACGTACGCCGATTTACGATTTCGATGAATGGTCCCGGAACCATTACGGAAGCCGATTCGACCAGAAGATGAAGGCGGAGGAGCGGTTCAAAAAGAAGGCCGAGCGGGAAGAGATCTTCAAGACACGATTGCAGCACGAGTACATCATCTTTCCGCTTCTGTTTGTCTGCGTAATGTACTGTGTGATAGTGTTCCAGGAGGGCACTTACGATGCTCCGAAACCGGTAACGAAGAGCGAGCCTTAA